A window of Rubricoccus marinus contains these coding sequences:
- the priA gene encoding replication restart helicase PriA produces the protein MRLAQVVPLAPVEGPFTYSVPDALDAEAVVGARVLVPFGRRQLTGVVVARGEGESAKAKPLVDVLDARPSLTPELLALTRWVATYYLCTWGEAIKTALPSGTEVETRRIVRALRPPEAEDGDDGRALLAALAQSNGSGLKVPALAEAMGRKTAPQALLRRLEASGAVSVEYELQEARTRARVEKHLTLTGADPSGLTGARQQALVALLADAGEPVRQAEALKASGASSSTVKGLVARGLVETQDLEVERTDDALDAPLAPAADVTLHPMQEAALGEIRTAIGGDAPQTFLLHGVTGSGKTEVYLRALAAALARGESGIVLVPEIALTPQTVRRFRAHFGDRVAVMHSRMSPGERLDAWTRIRDGKYPVVIGPRSAIFAPVENLGLVIVDEEHEASYKQFDPAPRYHARDVAVFRAHQAGAVCVLGSATPSLETAANARSGKYAYLAMPERVPVLVRKESVASGQSPAAEVASGARGVPAESSTASPLSLGEGQGEGRTSPEASGETRSHPGTQPPPPADAGTSPRGGFDAPSDASNPPAAPEASGDDSSATGYSLLAPAPLPPVRVIDLAREKEVRRLKGALSHDLREAMRQRLERGEQTILLQNRRGYAPVINCETCGWTPECRDCSVSLTLHKTNRTLRCHYCGRAERYPPVCPSCGADDLKLLGSGTQRVEEEIAEVFPEARLLRMDMDTTSRKGAHQKILDRFGRGEADILLGTQMVAKGLDFPRVTLVGVVNADTGMLLPDFRASERTFQLLAQVAGRAGRHDLPGEVLLQTRNPEHPAIQHALNHDYSAFAREELVERYHLGYPPYGRLIGIEIKGPYENSTHKLAQAWTDALARRASGIAGTDVLGPVAAFVGKVKGFWRFHTHLKAPRTVPAKILADAVSAATAEIGAPPKGHRINVDVDPVGLY, from the coding sequence ATGCGCCTCGCCCAGGTCGTCCCGCTGGCCCCCGTCGAAGGGCCGTTCACGTATTCCGTCCCCGACGCGCTCGACGCCGAGGCCGTCGTCGGCGCGCGCGTGCTCGTGCCGTTCGGGCGGCGCCAGCTCACGGGCGTCGTGGTCGCCAGAGGCGAGGGCGAGTCCGCAAAGGCGAAGCCTTTGGTAGATGTGCTGGACGCGCGGCCGTCGCTCACGCCCGAACTCCTCGCGCTCACGCGATGGGTGGCCACCTACTACCTCTGCACGTGGGGCGAGGCCATCAAGACGGCGCTGCCGAGCGGCACCGAGGTGGAGACGCGTCGCATCGTGCGCGCGCTGCGCCCGCCAGAGGCGGAGGACGGCGACGACGGCCGCGCGCTTCTCGCGGCGCTCGCGCAGAGCAACGGCAGCGGGCTCAAAGTGCCCGCCCTCGCCGAGGCGATGGGCCGAAAGACCGCGCCACAAGCGCTGCTGCGCCGGTTGGAGGCCTCTGGCGCCGTGAGCGTGGAGTACGAACTCCAAGAGGCACGGACGCGAGCGCGCGTCGAGAAGCACCTCACGCTGACCGGCGCCGACCCGTCCGGCCTGACCGGCGCGCGGCAACAGGCGCTCGTAGCGCTTCTGGCCGACGCGGGCGAGCCGGTCCGCCAGGCCGAAGCGCTCAAAGCCTCTGGCGCCTCCAGCAGCACCGTCAAAGGGCTCGTCGCCAGAGGCCTCGTGGAGACGCAGGACTTGGAAGTGGAGCGGACCGACGACGCGCTCGACGCGCCTCTGGCACCTGCGGCGGACGTGACGCTCCACCCGATGCAGGAGGCCGCGCTAGGGGAGATCCGCACCGCCATCGGGGGCGACGCGCCCCAAACGTTCCTGCTCCACGGCGTGACGGGCTCGGGCAAGACCGAGGTCTACCTCCGCGCGCTCGCCGCGGCGCTCGCCAGAGGCGAGTCGGGCATCGTGCTCGTGCCCGAAATCGCGCTGACGCCCCAAACGGTGCGCCGCTTCCGCGCCCACTTCGGCGACCGCGTGGCGGTGATGCACAGCCGCATGAGCCCCGGCGAGCGCCTGGACGCCTGGACGCGCATCCGCGACGGGAAGTACCCGGTCGTGATCGGCCCGCGCAGTGCCATCTTCGCGCCGGTCGAGAACCTGGGCCTTGTGATTGTGGACGAGGAGCACGAAGCCAGCTATAAGCAGTTCGACCCCGCGCCGCGCTACCACGCCCGCGATGTAGCGGTTTTCCGCGCCCACCAGGCCGGCGCGGTCTGCGTGCTCGGCAGCGCCACGCCCAGCCTCGAAACCGCAGCGAACGCCCGCTCGGGTAAGTACGCCTACCTCGCGATGCCGGAGCGCGTGCCGGTGTTGGTGAGAAAGGAGTCAGTGGCCAGTGGCCAGTCGCCAGCGGCAGAGGTCGCCTCTGGCGCCAGAGGCGTGCCTGCGGAGTCCTCCACTGCGTCCCCTCTCTCTCTGGGAGAGGGACAGGGTGAGGGGCGCACCTCGCCAGAGGCCTCTGGCGAAACCCGGAGCCATCCTGGAACGCAACCCCCTCCGCCCGCTGACGCGGGCACCTCCCCGAGGGGAGGGTTTGATGCCCCTTCTGACGCATCAAACCCTCCCGCCGCGCCAGAGGCCTCTGGCGACGACTCCTCTGCGACTGGCTACTCGCTACTGGCCCCTGCCCCCTTACCGCCCGTCCGCGTGATCGACCTCGCGCGCGAGAAGGAGGTCCGCCGACTCAAAGGCGCCCTCTCGCACGACCTGCGCGAGGCCATGCGCCAGAGGCTGGAGCGGGGCGAGCAGACCATCCTGCTGCAAAACCGACGCGGCTATGCGCCCGTCATCAACTGCGAGACGTGCGGTTGGACGCCCGAGTGCCGCGACTGCTCGGTCTCGCTCACGCTCCACAAGACCAACCGCACGCTGCGGTGCCACTACTGCGGACGCGCCGAACGTTACCCGCCGGTCTGCCCCAGTTGCGGCGCCGACGACCTCAAGCTGCTCGGCTCCGGCACGCAGCGCGTAGAGGAGGAGATCGCCGAGGTCTTCCCCGAGGCGCGCCTCTTGCGGATGGACATGGACACGACGAGCCGGAAGGGCGCACACCAGAAGATCCTCGACCGCTTCGGCAGGGGAGAGGCCGACATCCTGCTCGGCACGCAGATGGTCGCCAAAGGCCTCGACTTCCCGCGCGTAACGCTCGTCGGCGTGGTCAACGCCGACACGGGGATGCTGCTGCCGGACTTCCGCGCGTCCGAGCGGACGTTCCAGCTCCTGGCGCAGGTCGCGGGCCGCGCCGGTCGCCACGACCTGCCGGGCGAGGTGCTCCTCCAGACGCGCAACCCGGAGCATCCCGCCATCCAGCACGCGCTCAACCACGATTACTCCGCCTTCGCGCGTGAGGAACTCGTCGAGCGCTACCACCTCGGCTATCCGCCCTACGGGCGCCTGATCGGCATCGAGATCAAGGGGCCGTACGAGAACTCGACGCACAAGCTGGCGCAGGCCTGGACCGACGCGCTCGCGCGGCGCGCGTCGGGGATCGCGGGCACCGATGTGCTCGGGCCTGTGGCCGCGTTTGTGGGCAAAGTGAAGGGCTTCTGGCGCTTTCACACCCACCTTAAAGCTCCCCGGACGGTCCCGGCGAAGATCCTCGCAGACGCGGTGAGCGCCGCGACGGCGGAGATCGGCGCGCCGCCAAAGGGCCACCGGATCAACGTGGACGTGGACCCGGTGGGACTGTACTAA
- a CDS encoding trimeric intracellular cation channel family protein, with translation MFFALDIAGTFVFALSGAFKGVREGLDWLGISVLAVLTGVGGGIVRDVLLGYTPPAVFRDERYLAVCLTGALAVLLFGRTISRTWNRVMLADALGLGLFAAMGAAKGATFGLGPLGTIFVGGLSAVGGGVIRDVLVGERPAILYKGFYATAALAGSATLVVLTWSGMAVAPRLAIAASVATTLRLLELARNARLAQEA, from the coding sequence ATGTTTTTCGCGCTCGACATCGCCGGGACGTTCGTGTTCGCCCTCTCGGGGGCGTTCAAGGGGGTCCGTGAAGGCCTGGACTGGCTCGGCATTTCCGTCCTGGCCGTGCTGACCGGCGTCGGCGGGGGCATCGTGCGCGACGTGCTGCTGGGCTACACGCCTCCGGCGGTTTTCCGCGACGAGCGCTACCTCGCGGTCTGCCTGACCGGCGCGCTGGCCGTGCTCTTGTTCGGCCGCACGATCTCGCGCACGTGGAACCGCGTGATGCTGGCGGACGCGCTTGGACTGGGCCTTTTCGCCGCGATGGGCGCTGCCAAAGGGGCGACCTTCGGACTCGGCCCGCTCGGCACCATCTTCGTCGGCGGCCTCTCGGCGGTCGGCGGGGGCGTGATCCGTGACGTGCTCGTCGGCGAGCGCCCCGCGATCCTGTACAAGGGGTTCTACGCCACCGCCGCCCTTGCCGGCTCGGCCACGCTTGTCGTGCTCACGTGGTCCGGCATGGCCGTCGCGCCCCGCCTCGCCATCGCCGCGAGCGTTGCCACCACGCTCCGGCTTCTCGAACTCGCTCGCAACGCCCGCCTCGCGCAAGAGGCCTGA
- a CDS encoding mechanosensitive ion channel family protein — MYFQLTPEAAEADTATAVADTTTSALVPKAWSDLFGAEFWFGVGGVVLQVALIIGGALLALALIKRLKRRWIASVQDRPTLDKKRQRVLTVADLMGSVARYVVWTLAVMMVLTEVGLAVGPLLAGAGIAGLAIGFGAQTFVKDVISGLFLLFDDTIGVGDLITFNGETATVEYVGLRLIKARKFDGEVLMIPAGEMRVFGNKSIGYARAIVTVDLSYESDVEAGLVALEHIAHEWAQADHAREVLLEEAPQVQAVMNLGESGVTARIIAQVRPGEQFPAERDLRRLIKLRFDQQGIEIPFPRRTVYVKSEASGEDVGVVPSDEASAAGAAD; from the coding sequence ATGTATTTCCAGCTCACGCCAGAGGCCGCCGAGGCCGACACCGCCACCGCCGTCGCGGACACGACGACCTCCGCCCTTGTCCCCAAGGCGTGGTCGGACCTGTTCGGGGCCGAGTTCTGGTTCGGCGTCGGCGGCGTGGTGCTCCAGGTCGCGCTCATCATCGGCGGGGCGTTGCTCGCACTGGCGCTTATCAAGCGGCTCAAACGGCGGTGGATCGCGAGCGTGCAGGACCGGCCGACGCTGGACAAAAAGCGGCAGCGCGTGCTGACGGTCGCGGACCTCATGGGCTCGGTCGCGCGCTACGTCGTGTGGACGCTCGCGGTGATGATGGTGCTCACGGAGGTCGGCCTGGCTGTCGGGCCGCTCCTGGCCGGCGCCGGCATCGCGGGCCTCGCCATCGGCTTCGGCGCGCAGACGTTTGTCAAGGACGTGATCTCGGGGCTGTTCCTCCTCTTCGACGACACGATCGGCGTGGGCGACCTGATCACGTTCAACGGCGAAACGGCAACGGTCGAGTACGTCGGCCTGCGGCTCATCAAGGCTCGGAAGTTCGACGGCGAGGTGCTCATGATCCCGGCAGGCGAGATGCGCGTCTTCGGCAACAAGTCCATCGGCTACGCGCGAGCGATCGTGACCGTGGACCTCTCGTACGAGAGCGACGTGGAGGCCGGGCTGGTGGCGCTGGAGCACATCGCGCACGAGTGGGCGCAGGCGGACCACGCCCGCGAGGTCCTCTTGGAGGAGGCGCCGCAGGTGCAGGCGGTCATGAACCTCGGCGAGAGCGGCGTGACCGCGCGCATCATCGCGCAGGTCCGCCCCGGCGAGCAGTTCCCCGCCGAGCGGGACCTCCGCCGCCTCATCAAGCTCCGCTTCGACCAGCAGGGCATCGAGATCCCGTTCCCGCGCCGCACGGTGTACGTGAAGAGCGAGGCCTCTGGCGAGGACGTGGGCGTCGTCCCGTCCGACGAGGCCTCGGCCGCTGGAGCCGCCGACTGA
- a CDS encoding SH3 domain-containing protein codes for MTRLVLLLALLAAAPAHAQLSRLAPVDEGAADASFVAFRSRLLAAAAARDTAAVLSAFAPEATISFGATASGAEGVREVWFNSEYEREEDLWPALARTISMGSAAEGGVITTPYLFGRFPEDLDPFEHVLIVGEEVRVRNAPTLAGGVLTSLTHTIVPTAYEDSDRTRADGYTWVPVRLANGQRGWVADTFVWSPIGLRAGFEKRGSTWKILFFVEGD; via the coding sequence ATGACCCGACTCGTTCTCCTGCTCGCGCTGCTCGCCGCCGCGCCCGCGCACGCCCAGCTCTCGCGCCTCGCGCCCGTGGACGAAGGCGCCGCCGACGCCTCCTTTGTCGCGTTCCGGTCGCGACTGTTGGCCGCCGCCGCCGCGCGCGATACCGCGGCCGTGCTCTCGGCCTTCGCGCCAGAGGCCACGATCTCGTTCGGCGCCACCGCCTCTGGCGCCGAGGGCGTGCGAGAGGTGTGGTTCAACAGCGAGTACGAGCGCGAGGAGGACCTGTGGCCCGCCCTCGCGCGAACGATATCGATGGGCAGCGCCGCCGAGGGCGGCGTGATCACTACGCCGTACCTGTTCGGCCGCTTCCCGGAAGACTTGGACCCGTTCGAGCACGTCCTCATCGTGGGCGAGGAGGTCCGGGTCCGCAACGCGCCGACGCTCGCCGGCGGCGTCCTGACGAGCCTGACGCACACCATCGTACCGACCGCCTACGAGGACTCCGACCGGACGCGCGCCGACGGCTACACGTGGGTGCCCGTTCGCCTCGCGAACGGCCAGCGCGGCTGGGTGGCGGATACCTTCGTGTGGAGCCCCATCGGCCTGCGCGCCGGCTTCGAGAAGCGCGGCAGCACCTGGAAGATCCTGTTCTTCGTCGAGGGCGACTGA
- the yidD gene encoding membrane protein insertion efficiency factor YidD, with protein sequence MNRPAMNTPADARGTALAEAGRWVWRVPRLLLVGLVRFYQLGISPWLPATCRYSPTCSQYAVIALREYGALRGSILALWRILRCNPWGGHGHDPPRWFGEPASGAEAPGSKTLDA encoded by the coding sequence ATGAACCGTCCCGCCATGAACACGCCAGCCGACGCCAGAGGCACGGCCCTCGCAGAAGCTGGGCGGTGGGTGTGGAGGGTGCCACGGCTGCTGCTCGTGGGCTTGGTCCGGTTCTACCAGCTCGGCATCTCGCCGTGGCTTCCCGCCACCTGCCGCTACTCCCCGACGTGCTCGCAGTACGCGGTGATCGCGTTGCGAGAGTACGGCGCGCTGCGCGGCTCCATCCTGGCGCTCTGGCGGATCTTGCGCTGCAACCCCTGGGGCGGCCACGGGCACGACCCGCCGCGGTGGTTCGGAGAGCCCGCCTCTGGCGCAGAGGCGCCGGGCTCAAAAACCTTGGACGCGTAG
- a CDS encoding MogA/MoaB family molybdenum cofactor biosynthesis protein — translation MSVHEHRAAAPNSSISCAVVTVSDTRTKETDASGDLIKDRLREAGHLITFSRIVPDDAEEVRSVLLHLAGEVEVVITSGGTGIATRDRTVEVADRLIQKPLPGFGEIFRMLSFETIGAAAMLTRATAGLYGPEDGDADTLLFCCPGSPDAVTLAMDRLIVPELPHTVWEVVRQMRTTPEA, via the coding sequence ATGTCCGTACACGAACACCGCGCCGCCGCTCCCAACTCGTCCATCTCCTGCGCCGTCGTGACGGTCTCGGACACGCGCACCAAGGAGACCGACGCCAGCGGCGACCTCATCAAAGACCGGCTCCGCGAGGCGGGCCACCTCATCACGTTTAGCCGCATCGTGCCGGACGACGCCGAGGAGGTCCGGTCCGTTCTGCTCCACCTCGCGGGCGAGGTGGAAGTCGTCATCACCTCTGGCGGCACCGGCATCGCCACGCGCGACCGGACGGTGGAGGTCGCGGACCGCCTGATCCAGAAGCCGCTGCCCGGCTTCGGCGAGATCTTCCGGATGCTCTCGTTCGAGACCATCGGCGCGGCGGCCATGCTGACGCGCGCCACGGCCGGTCTCTACGGTCCCGAGGACGGCGACGCCGACACGCTCCTGTTTTGCTGCCCCGGCTCGCCTGATGCCGTCACGTTGGCGATGGATCGGCTGATCGTGCCTGAGCTGCCACACACGGTCTGGGAGGTGGTGCGCCAGATGCGCACCACGCCAGAGGCCTGA
- a CDS encoding DNA topoisomerase IB, producing the protein MSSRDPEADAQAAGLQYVTDQQPGISRQRRGRGFSYHRPDGSLVDDAETRERIDGLAIPPAYKEVWICTLPVGHLQATGRDDRSRKQYRYHPLWERHRSRKKYDRMVAFGEALPVLRERVEADLRRSALDRTKVSALAVALLDETLARIGNAAYAAEHGHYGLTTLRDKHARDASGAMQLEYTGKSGKTQTLSVQDKRLAKLVRACRDIPGYDLFQYYTDEGKATLGSADVNAYLREVAGEFTAKDFRTWGGTVHAARALAEEDVPESDRQRQSVEAEAIREVAGKLGNTPAVTRGHYVHPDVLEAYREGDLQKRMRVRNAGNTPAGLVPPEAAVLDLLRG; encoded by the coding sequence ATGTCCTCACGCGATCCCGAAGCCGACGCCCAGGCCGCGGGCCTCCAGTACGTCACCGACCAGCAGCCGGGCATCTCGCGCCAGAGGCGGGGCCGAGGGTTCTCGTACCACCGGCCCGACGGGTCTCTGGTGGACGATGCGGAAACGCGCGAGCGGATCGACGGCCTCGCCATTCCGCCGGCGTACAAGGAGGTCTGGATCTGCACGCTCCCTGTGGGTCACCTCCAGGCCACAGGCCGAGACGATCGCTCACGGAAGCAGTACCGCTACCACCCGCTCTGGGAGCGCCACCGCTCGCGGAAGAAGTACGACCGGATGGTCGCGTTCGGCGAGGCGCTGCCGGTACTTCGCGAGAGGGTGGAGGCCGACCTCCGCCGAAGCGCTCTGGACCGGACAAAGGTGTCCGCGCTCGCGGTCGCGTTGCTCGACGAGACGCTTGCGCGCATCGGCAACGCCGCCTACGCGGCGGAGCACGGCCACTACGGCCTCACCACGCTCCGGGACAAGCACGCCCGAGACGCCTCTGGCGCGATGCAACTGGAGTACACCGGCAAAAGCGGCAAAACGCAGACGCTCTCCGTGCAGGACAAGCGCCTCGCGAAGCTCGTCCGCGCCTGCCGCGACATCCCCGGCTACGACCTCTTTCAGTACTACACCGACGAGGGCAAGGCCACGCTGGGCTCGGCGGACGTGAACGCGTACCTGCGCGAGGTGGCCGGGGAGTTCACGGCCAAGGACTTCCGCACATGGGGAGGGACGGTCCACGCGGCGCGTGCTCTCGCGGAAGAGGACGTTCCGGAATCGGACCGCCAGAGGCAATCGGTGGAAGCCGAGGCGATCCGAGAGGTGGCGGGCAAGCTGGGCAACACGCCCGCCGTCACGCGGGGGCACTACGTCCACCCGGACGTGTTGGAGGCGTACCGCGAGGGCGACCTCCAGAAGCGGATGCGCGTGCGGAACGCGGGCAACACGCCCGCCGGCCTCGTGCCGCCCGAGGCGGCTGTTCTAGACCTGTTGAGGGGCTAG